Proteins encoded by one window of Ursus arctos isolate Adak ecotype North America unplaced genomic scaffold, UrsArc2.0 scaffold_22, whole genome shotgun sequence:
- the FXYD6 gene encoding FXYD domain-containing ion transport regulator 6 isoform X4 — protein sequence MEVVLIFLCSLLAPTALAGAEQEKEKDPFHYDYQTLRIGGLVFAVVLFSVGILLILSRRCKCSFNQKPRAPGDEEAQVENLITANATEPQKAEN from the exons ATGGAGGTGGTGCTGATCTTTCTCTGCAGCCTGCTGGCTCCCACCGCCCTGGCTGGTG ctgagcaggagaaagaaaaggacccTTTTCATTATG ACTACCAGACGCTGAGGATTGGGGGATTGGTGTTTGCCGTGGTGCTCTTCTCGGTGGGGATTCTCCTGATCCTGA GTCGCAGGTGCAAGTGCAGCTTCAATCAGAAGCCCCG GGCTCCGGGGGATGAGGAGGCCCAGGTGGAGAACCTCATCACTGCAAATG cAACGGAGCCCCAGAAAGCAGAGAACTGA
- the FXYD6 gene encoding FXYD domain-containing ion transport regulator 6 isoform X1, producing the protein MEVVLIFLCSLLAPTALAGAAEQEKEKDPFHYDYQTLRIGGLVFAVVLFSVGILLILSRRCKCSFNQKPRAPGDEEAQVENLITANGNCHDRQPGWNRSNWAGVSLYSSGRGGCQTPWPP; encoded by the exons ATGGAGGTGGTGCTGATCTTTCTCTGCAGCCTGCTGGCTCCCACCGCCCTGGCTGGTG cagctgagcaggagaaagaaaaggacccTTTTCATTATG ACTACCAGACGCTGAGGATTGGGGGATTGGTGTTTGCCGTGGTGCTCTTCTCGGTGGGGATTCTCCTGATCCTGA GTCGCAGGTGCAAGTGCAGCTTCAATCAGAAGCCCCG GGCTCCGGGGGATGAGGAGGCCCAGGTGGAGAACCTCATCACTGCAAATGGTAACTGTCATGACCGCCAGCCCGGGTGGAATAGAAGTAATTGGGCAGGGGTGTCCTTGTATAGCTCAGGGAGGGGTGGCTGCCAGACACCATGGCCTCCCTAG
- the FXYD6 gene encoding FXYD domain-containing ion transport regulator 6 isoform X2: MEVVLIFLCSLLAPTALAGAEQEKEKDPFHYDYQTLRIGGLVFAVVLFSVGILLILSRRCKCSFNQKPRAPGDEEAQVENLITANGNCHDRQPGWNRSNWAGVSLYSSGRGGCQTPWPP, encoded by the exons ATGGAGGTGGTGCTGATCTTTCTCTGCAGCCTGCTGGCTCCCACCGCCCTGGCTGGTG ctgagcaggagaaagaaaaggacccTTTTCATTATG ACTACCAGACGCTGAGGATTGGGGGATTGGTGTTTGCCGTGGTGCTCTTCTCGGTGGGGATTCTCCTGATCCTGA GTCGCAGGTGCAAGTGCAGCTTCAATCAGAAGCCCCG GGCTCCGGGGGATGAGGAGGCCCAGGTGGAGAACCTCATCACTGCAAATGGTAACTGTCATGACCGCCAGCCCGGGTGGAATAGAAGTAATTGGGCAGGGGTGTCCTTGTATAGCTCAGGGAGGGGTGGCTGCCAGACACCATGGCCTCCCTAG
- the FXYD6 gene encoding FXYD domain-containing ion transport regulator 6 isoform X3, whose translation MEVVLIFLCSLLAPTALAGAAEQEKEKDPFHYDYQTLRIGGLVFAVVLFSVGILLILSRRCKCSFNQKPRAPGDEEAQVENLITANATEPQKAEN comes from the exons ATGGAGGTGGTGCTGATCTTTCTCTGCAGCCTGCTGGCTCCCACCGCCCTGGCTGGTG cagctgagcaggagaaagaaaaggacccTTTTCATTATG ACTACCAGACGCTGAGGATTGGGGGATTGGTGTTTGCCGTGGTGCTCTTCTCGGTGGGGATTCTCCTGATCCTGA GTCGCAGGTGCAAGTGCAGCTTCAATCAGAAGCCCCG GGCTCCGGGGGATGAGGAGGCCCAGGTGGAGAACCTCATCACTGCAAATG cAACGGAGCCCCAGAAAGCAGAGAACTGA